One window from the genome of Bartonella sp. WD16.2 encodes:
- a CDS encoding beta-ketoacyl-ACP synthase III — protein sequence MIRSVICGVGSALPKKSLSNNEITKFVETSDSWIVQRTGIRQRYIADTNETTVSLGVAAAQAALKNSGMTIKDIDCIILATSTPNHTFPASAVEIQHALGMKHGFAFDIQAVCSGFIFALTTGDVYLRCGAAKRILVIGSETFSRILDWQDRTTCVLFGDGAGAAVLEAQEVEGNIVVDCGILSTKLRSNGAYVDKLYVDGGPSTTQTTGYLRMKGREVFKHAVGMITDVIDDCFAAVNMSSSQLDWFVPHQANKRIIEASAKKLGITLDKVVMTVDQHGNTSAASVPLALTTAVQDGRIKKGDLIMLEAMGGGFTWGAILVRW from the coding sequence ATGATTCGGTCAGTTATATGTGGTGTAGGAAGTGCTTTACCAAAGAAAAGTTTATCAAATAATGAGATTACCAAGTTTGTTGAAACGTCTGATTCGTGGATTGTTCAACGTACGGGAATTCGCCAACGTTATATTGCTGATACAAATGAAACGACTGTTTCTTTAGGAGTAGCAGCTGCACAAGCTGCACTTAAAAATTCAGGTATGACAATAAAAGATATTGATTGTATTATTTTAGCTACTTCAACACCTAACCATACTTTTCCTGCTTCTGCTGTTGAAATTCAACATGCTTTGGGAATGAAGCATGGGTTTGCTTTTGATATTCAGGCTGTTTGTTCTGGTTTTATTTTTGCATTGACAACAGGAGATGTATATTTACGTTGTGGAGCAGCAAAAAGAATCTTAGTAATTGGATCTGAAACATTTTCTCGGATTTTAGATTGGCAAGATCGTACGACATGTGTTTTATTTGGTGATGGTGCGGGTGCAGCTGTTTTGGAAGCGCAAGAAGTTGAAGGCAATATTGTTGTTGATTGCGGTATATTGTCTACAAAATTGCGTTCTAATGGTGCGTATGTAGATAAATTGTATGTTGATGGTGGTCCTTCAACAACACAAACAACAGGTTATTTACGTATGAAAGGGCGAGAAGTTTTTAAACATGCAGTTGGTATGATAACTGATGTGATTGATGATTGTTTTGCAGCTGTTAATATGAGTTCTTCTCAGCTAGATTGGTTTGTACCTCATCAGGCTAATAAACGTATTATCGAAGCGTCAGCTAAAAAATTAGGGATTACATTAGATAAAGTTGTGATGACCGTTGATCAACATGGTAATACATCTGCAGCATCAGTACCATTAGCTTTAACAACTGCTGTTCAAGATGGAAGAATTAAAAAAGGAGATCTCATTATGTTAGAGGCTATGGGGGGAGGATTTACCTGGGGGGCGATTCTTGTTCGTTGGTAA
- a CDS encoding integration host factor subunit alpha, with protein MTGKTVTRADLASVVCRKVGLSHTESSALVESILDEICNSLVKGEVVKLSSFATFQVRNKSKRIGRNPKTGIEAPIPPRRVVTFKAANILKKRILDAHRARQK; from the coding sequence ATGACAGGTAAGACAGTGACACGTGCAGATTTGGCTAGTGTGGTTTGTAGGAAAGTAGGCTTGTCACATACTGAATCGTCAGCTTTGGTTGAGTCTATTTTAGATGAAATTTGCAATTCACTTGTAAAAGGTGAAGTGGTTAAATTATCTTCTTTTGCAACTTTTCAAGTTCGCAATAAAAGTAAACGAATTGGACGCAATCCAAAAACAGGTATTGAAGCACCTATTCCACCACGGCGTGTGGTAACTTTTAAAGCTGCGAATATACTTAAAAAAAGAATTTTAGATGCACATCGTGCAAGGCAGAAGTAA
- a CDS encoding MerR family transcriptional regulator → MDKSPDAFRTISEVAELLELPQHVLRFWETRFVQIKPLKRGGGRRYYRPVDIDLLNGIKQLLYGKGYTIKGVQRLLKENGTSFVIAFGNSDLNDMNVIIEKECAEQTSESTKINESTKSKSKKAAFGLLGFMKGEEEFVGAVKSHQDKTDKTLLQETLFELIECKRMLDRAR, encoded by the coding sequence ATGGACAAGAGCCCTGATGCTTTTCGAACAATTAGTGAAGTAGCAGAATTACTGGAGCTACCACAGCATGTGTTAAGATTTTGGGAAACACGTTTTGTTCAGATTAAGCCATTAAAGCGTGGTGGTGGAAGGCGTTACTATCGTCCTGTTGATATTGATTTGCTCAACGGTATTAAACAACTACTTTATGGTAAAGGTTATACTATAAAGGGCGTGCAACGCCTTTTAAAAGAAAATGGTACTTCTTTTGTTATTGCATTTGGTAATAGCGATCTTAATGACATGAATGTTATAATAGAAAAAGAATGTGCAGAACAAACATCTGAATCTACCAAAATTAATGAATCCACTAAGAGTAAGTCAAAAAAGGCAGCGTTTGGACTTTTAGGGTTTATGAAGGGTGAAGAGGAATTTGTTGGTGCTGTTAAGAGCCATCAAGACAAGACTGATAAAACATTATTACAGGAAACGCTATTTGAATTGATTGAATGTAAGCGTATGCTTGATAGAGCACGATAA
- the thrS gene encoding threonine--tRNA ligase, producing the protein MSDLISLSFPDGSKRDYPSEMTGLELAESISKSLAKKAVAYSLNGIIRDLSDPLEQSGQVEIITRDDPRALELIRHDCAHVLAEAVQELFPETQVTIGPVIENGFYYDFARKQPFTLDDLSIIEKKMREIIQRNKPFRKEIWSREKAKKIFSEKNELYKVEIIDAIPENQDVKVYYQGDWFDLCRGPHMQSTGQIGNAFKLMKVAGAYWRGDANNPMLTRIYGIAFANENDLKAYLYTLEEAEKRDHRRLGREMNLFHFQEESPGMIFWHPKGWKMFQNLISYMRRRLDDHKYDEVNAPQVLDKSLWEISGHWGWYKENMFQTTPAADDWDNQCVYALKPMNCPGHVQIFKHGLKSYRDLPIRLAEFGIIHRYEPSGSLHGLMRVRSFTQDDAHIFCTDEQLADECLSINDLILSTYADFGFEEISLKFSTRPEKRVGSDELWDHCENIMSSVLKTIEKKSEGRIKTSILPGEGAFYGPKFEYTLKDAIGREWQCGTTQVDFNLPKRFGAFYIDKDSEKRQPVMIHRAILGSMERFLGILIENFSGHMPLWLAPQQVVVAPITSEANEYAEKITRKLKAIGLSTTADLRNEKINYKIREHSLQKVPVILVCGKRESETNSVSMRRLGSTDQTVLPIEEVMKQLSNEATPPDLRRLINIQ; encoded by the coding sequence ATGTCTGACCTTATTTCTCTTTCTTTTCCTGATGGTTCAAAACGTGATTACCCCTCTGAAATGACAGGTTTAGAATTGGCTGAGTCTATTTCTAAATCACTCGCAAAAAAAGCAGTTGCCTATAGCCTTAACGGAATCATCCGAGACCTTTCAGATCCATTAGAACAATCTGGACAAGTGGAAATTATTACTCGCGACGATCCACGTGCACTTGAATTGATACGCCATGATTGCGCTCATGTTTTAGCTGAAGCAGTGCAGGAACTGTTTCCTGAAACACAAGTTACAATTGGCCCCGTTATTGAAAATGGTTTTTACTATGATTTCGCACGTAAACAACCTTTTACATTAGATGACCTCAGCATTATTGAAAAAAAAATGCGTGAAATTATCCAACGAAACAAACCTTTTAGAAAAGAAATTTGGTCTCGTGAAAAAGCTAAGAAAATTTTTTCTGAAAAAAACGAACTGTATAAGGTTGAGATTATTGATGCTATCCCTGAAAATCAAGACGTAAAAGTTTATTATCAAGGAGATTGGTTTGATCTTTGTCGTGGTCCACATATGCAATCTACCGGTCAAATTGGCAATGCTTTCAAACTGATGAAAGTCGCAGGAGCTTATTGGCGTGGGGATGCCAATAATCCTATGTTAACGAGAATTTATGGCATAGCATTTGCTAACGAAAATGACTTAAAAGCCTATCTCTATACGCTAGAAGAAGCAGAAAAACGCGATCATCGCCGCTTAGGACGTGAAATGAATTTATTTCATTTCCAAGAAGAAAGCCCAGGAATGATTTTCTGGCATCCAAAAGGTTGGAAAATGTTCCAAAATTTAATTAGCTATATGCGCCGCCGCCTTGATGATCATAAATATGACGAAGTTAATGCACCACAAGTTCTTGATAAATCACTTTGGGAAATATCTGGTCATTGGGGATGGTATAAGGAAAATATGTTTCAAACAACCCCAGCTGCTGATGATTGGGATAATCAATGTGTTTATGCTCTTAAACCCATGAATTGCCCTGGTCATGTGCAAATTTTCAAACATGGTTTAAAGTCTTACCGAGACTTGCCTATTAGACTTGCTGAGTTTGGTATTATTCATCGTTATGAGCCTTCAGGTTCTCTACACGGTCTTATGCGCGTTCGTAGCTTTACGCAAGATGATGCACATATTTTTTGCACAGATGAACAATTAGCTGATGAATGCCTTAGTATTAATGATTTAATTTTATCAACTTATGCAGATTTTGGTTTTGAAGAAATTAGTCTTAAATTTTCAACGCGTCCAGAAAAACGTGTCGGCTCTGACGAATTATGGGATCATTGTGAAAACATAATGTCATCTGTCCTTAAAACTATTGAGAAAAAATCAGAAGGACGTATTAAAACAAGCATCCTTCCAGGTGAAGGTGCATTTTATGGCCCAAAATTTGAATATACATTGAAAGATGCTATTGGTCGTGAATGGCAATGTGGAACAACACAAGTAGACTTCAATCTACCTAAGCGTTTTGGAGCATTCTATATTGATAAGGATTCAGAAAAACGTCAGCCTGTTATGATCCATAGAGCTATTTTGGGATCAATGGAGCGTTTTCTTGGTATATTAATTGAAAATTTTTCTGGACATATGCCGCTTTGGCTTGCCCCTCAACAGGTTGTTGTTGCACCAATCACATCTGAAGCAAATGAATATGCAGAAAAAATAACAAGAAAACTCAAAGCTATTGGTCTTTCAACTACAGCAGATCTTCGTAATGAAAAAATTAATTACAAAATACGTGAACATTCTTTACAAAAAGTCCCTGTAATCCTTGTATGTGGTAAACGTGAATCTGAAACAAATAGTGTGAGTATGCGCCGTTTAGGAAGCACAGATCAGACTGTTTTACCTATAGAAGAAGTAATGAAACAACTCTCAAATGAAGCAACCCCCCCAGATTTACGCCGTTTAATAAACATTCAATAA
- the yidD gene encoding membrane protein insertion efficiency factor YidD, with the protein MVKLQPKQKKIQTRNYTGLWRKTPGRLLGTTLIRLYQITLSSLIGNQCRHIPTCSEYTYEAIARYGLWAGAWMGFFRIVRCGPFGTYGFDPVPTSLDYSYKPWYYWKISAKNDK; encoded by the coding sequence ATGGTTAAATTACAGCCCAAACAAAAAAAAATACAAACTCGCAATTACACAGGTCTTTGGCGGAAAACACCTGGACGATTACTTGGCACTACGTTGATACGTCTTTATCAAATAACACTTTCCAGTTTGATTGGAAATCAATGTCGTCATATCCCAACCTGTTCAGAATATACCTATGAAGCGATTGCACGCTATGGTCTGTGGGCTGGTGCATGGATGGGTTTTTTTCGTATTGTACGTTGTGGCCCATTTGGAACATATGGCTTTGATCCAGTACCAACTTCTCTTGATTACTCTTATAAACCTTGGTATTATTGGAAAATTTCTGCCAAAAATGATAAATAA
- a CDS encoding iron-sulfur cluster assembly scaffold protein, producing the protein MMDNIYSNKILEYAAHISRIGRLNNPDATSKKHARLCGSTVLVDLKVDNDIVIDFAHEVYACALGQASSSILARHIIGKKMQDLKALRETILYMLTENGPPPPAPFEAFSCLQPIKDYKERHASTMLTFDAVVDCIEQIEEKTNG; encoded by the coding sequence GTGATGGACAACATTTATAGCAATAAAATTCTTGAATATGCTGCTCATATAAGTAGAATTGGGCGTCTTAATAATCCTGATGCAACGTCAAAAAAACATGCACGCCTTTGCGGATCAACGGTTCTTGTAGATTTAAAAGTAGACAATGATATCGTTATAGATTTTGCTCATGAGGTATATGCATGTGCACTTGGACAAGCTTCATCTTCTATTTTAGCGCGTCATATTATTGGCAAAAAAATGCAAGATCTTAAAGCATTACGCGAAACTATCCTTTATATGTTAACAGAAAATGGCCCTCCTCCCCCTGCTCCATTTGAAGCATTTTCCTGCTTGCAACCCATTAAAGATTATAAAGAACGCCATGCCTCAACAATGCTTACCTTTGATGCAGTCGTAGACTGTATTGAACAAATTGAAGAAAAAACAAATGGTTAA
- the folE gene encoding GTP cyclohydrolase I FolE, which yields MHSPMKGIAKDLFLSEKKRPSFEEVEAAVRTLLLWVGENPDREGLLNTPKRVAKVYSELFSGYDESVEEILGTVFEEVSGYNEPIIMKDIGFYSHCEHHVLPIVGKAHIAYLPDTKIVGLSKIARVIDIFSRRLQTQEAMTAQVANALETHLKPRGVAVVIEAEHMCMAMRGIRKHGATTITTSFHGSYKKDQVAQANLMMVLRQL from the coding sequence ATGCATAGTCCTATGAAAGGAATAGCTAAAGATCTTTTTCTATCTGAGAAAAAGCGTCCTAGTTTTGAAGAAGTGGAAGCAGCGGTTCGTACATTGTTGTTATGGGTAGGGGAAAATCCAGATCGAGAAGGGCTTTTAAATACTCCTAAACGTGTTGCTAAAGTGTATAGTGAACTTTTTTCTGGTTATGATGAATCAGTTGAGGAGATTTTAGGAACAGTTTTTGAAGAGGTTTCAGGTTATAATGAGCCGATAATTATGAAGGATATTGGTTTTTATTCACATTGTGAGCATCATGTCCTTCCAATTGTTGGTAAAGCTCATATCGCCTACCTTCCCGATACAAAAATTGTTGGTCTTTCAAAAATTGCACGTGTCATAGATATTTTTTCTCGTCGTTTGCAAACGCAAGAAGCCATGACAGCTCAAGTAGCTAATGCTTTGGAAACACATTTAAAGCCCCGCGGTGTTGCAGTAGTAATTGAAGCTGAACATATGTGCATGGCTATGAGAGGGATACGAAAGCACGGAGCTACAACAATTACAACAAGTTTTCATGGCTCTTATAAAAAAGATCAAGTTGCGCAAGCCAATTTGATGATGGTACTTCGCCAGCTATGA
- a CDS encoding DNA adenine methylase, which yields MVCSYSPLRYPGGKTALYGKVKEIFETNGLNGCSYREPFAGGGGLALKLLLNGDVKDIYINDIDPFIWSFWHCVLYKTEELIEKINTTTINLEEWYKQKEISPEKADVLSVGFATLFLNRTNRSGIIKNAGPIGGKKQAGNYKIDCRFNKENLISRIRNISAQKDRIHLTQLDAQEFLLRYGTDKDENICLYIDPPYFKKGKGLYTSFYKTKDHHHLENTISKHVNALWLITYDNVEEVKFLYDQYSKIEFNIRYSLQNKRKAQELMIFSPKIKIPQSLEQNTTSLCNAA from the coding sequence ATGGTTTGTAGTTATTCTCCATTAAGGTATCCGGGTGGCAAGACTGCACTCTATGGAAAAGTCAAAGAAATCTTTGAGACAAATGGATTAAACGGATGTTCTTATCGTGAACCTTTTGCTGGTGGTGGCGGATTGGCTCTAAAACTTCTTTTAAATGGTGATGTGAAAGATATTTACATTAATGATATTGACCCGTTTATTTGGAGTTTTTGGCATTGTGTTTTATACAAGACAGAAGAATTAATAGAAAAGATTAACACGACAACTATTAACTTAGAAGAATGGTACAAACAAAAAGAAATTTCTCCTGAAAAAGCAGATGTGCTTTCTGTAGGGTTTGCTACTCTCTTTTTGAATCGAACAAACAGATCAGGAATTATTAAAAATGCTGGTCCCATCGGAGGAAAAAAGCAAGCTGGGAATTACAAAATAGACTGTAGATTCAATAAAGAAAATTTAATTAGTCGAATTAGAAACATAAGCGCACAAAAAGATAGGATACATTTAACGCAGCTAGATGCACAGGAATTTTTGCTACGTTATGGAACAGACAAAGATGAAAATATTTGCCTTTATATAGATCCCCCATACTTCAAAAAAGGAAAAGGACTGTATACTTCATTTTATAAAACTAAAGATCACCATCATTTAGAAAATACCATTTCTAAACATGTAAATGCTCTTTGGTTAATTACTTATGACAATGTAGAAGAAGTTAAATTCTTGTACGATCAATATTCTAAAATAGAATTTAATATACGGTATTCTCTACAAAATAAGAGAAAAGCTCAAGAACTGATGATTTTCTCACCTAAAATCAAAATTCCACAATCACTAGAACAGAATACAACATCACTTTGCAATGCGGCTTAA
- a CDS encoding alpha/beta hydrolase, which produces MKIFLKCVIFFICATLLIACTNQRAVLWHGINATPSMIATQREVEGGLISPKAIVPVYVATSRRAQDNYSQPYGAERSNRVYYNRVDVGIPQQHMKGIVEKNAYKPSLDKYFTAVALRQYDNKERFKQQLNLALAKKPKGKKEIFLFIHGYNNNFADGTFRTAQFSYDYSLDAVAVHYSWPSAGSVPFYIYDRDSANFARDGLIELLTVISETSADQISVIAHSMGNFVIMEAFRTLALQKKYKPIYRITSFLMAAPDIDLDVFERQLHDIKKLPHPTAILVSRKDKALALSRRLTGGHARVGDGSSIEILRKNKIAVLDFSDVDGGAHSVFASSPTLMALSREGSLASAIMQGTELSPGQEIFADSGHFLKKTTDFILSAPIHLLSPLTDY; this is translated from the coding sequence ATGAAAATATTTTTAAAATGTGTAATATTTTTTATTTGCGCCACTTTACTTATAGCGTGTACCAACCAGCGTGCTGTGCTTTGGCATGGGATAAATGCAACACCATCTATGATTGCTACACAACGAGAAGTTGAAGGCGGATTAATTTCTCCGAAAGCTATCGTTCCAGTGTATGTTGCAACAAGCCGCAGGGCCCAAGATAATTATTCTCAACCTTATGGGGCAGAGCGATCAAATAGAGTGTATTATAATCGTGTTGATGTAGGAATTCCTCAACAGCATATGAAAGGTATCGTTGAAAAAAATGCGTATAAACCCAGCCTCGATAAATATTTTACAGCAGTGGCTTTGCGACAATATGATAATAAAGAACGATTTAAACAGCAATTAAATCTTGCGTTAGCAAAAAAACCAAAAGGAAAAAAAGAAATTTTCCTTTTTATTCATGGTTATAATAATAATTTTGCAGATGGCACATTCCGCACAGCTCAATTTTCTTATGATTATTCTTTAGATGCAGTTGCTGTGCATTATTCGTGGCCCTCTGCTGGATCCGTGCCTTTTTATATTTATGATCGTGATAGTGCTAATTTTGCACGTGACGGGCTAATAGAGCTCTTAACAGTTATCAGCGAAACATCAGCTGATCAGATTTCGGTTATTGCGCATTCTATGGGCAATTTCGTTATCATGGAAGCATTCAGAACTTTAGCCTTGCAGAAAAAATATAAACCAATTTACCGTATTACAAGTTTCTTGATGGCTGCACCAGATATTGATCTTGATGTATTTGAACGCCAACTTCATGATATTAAAAAATTGCCTCATCCAACAGCTATTTTAGTATCTCGTAAAGATAAGGCTCTCGCTTTGTCAAGACGTCTTACGGGTGGGCACGCTCGTGTAGGGGATGGTTCAAGTATCGAAATATTGCGTAAGAATAAAATAGCAGTTTTAGATTTTTCTGATGTTGATGGTGGGGCGCATAGTGTATTTGCGTCTTCTCCGACATTAATGGCTCTTTCTAGGGAGGGTTCTTTAGCTTCAGCGATTATGCAGGGTACAGAATTATCACCTGGTCAAGAGATTTTTGCTGATAGTGGTCATTTTTTGAAAAAAACAACAGACTTTATTCTTTCTGCACCTATACACCTTTTGTCTCCTTTAACTGATTATTAG